The Nitrospinota bacterium nucleotide sequence CCTCCACCGGGTGGTTGGGAAACTGGACGGTGTGTATGACGACCTCAACCCCTCTCGTGGCCTCGTCGAGACTCGCCTCGTTGCGGACATCGCCCGGAACGAGCTCGACCTGCTGGGCCCAGGGGCTTGGCCGGTCGGAATTTCTTGTCATGCACCGCACAGTGGCCTCTTGCTCTGTCATCCCCAAGAGGTCATCGATGATGTGCGATCCGAGGAACCCCGTCCCGCCTGCAACTAGAATGGTCATGAGAGCTACCCTCCTTCGCCCCTTCGCCTCACCGACTTTAACTGTCTAGAAATGACCTACATCAGTCCCCGCGTACCTTAGTTGACGGATTTTTTCGTCAAAGCCGTAAGAAGGACCTTGCTTCGTTCGTCATAGGAGGTGGACCCCGTGTGAGTTATCAGCCGCCATGAGAGGAGACCCACCGATGAGCCGTTCTCCTAAATCACCCCCTAACAACCAACCCCGAGTGCGCACCCTCATCAGGAGCAGCTTGCCTAAGGGGAAGGTGATCATCGTCTCCCGAGGGCATCAACGGGCCAATTTTATTAGGAAGCTGCCCCCGTGCCTTAAAGCCCATCGGGTCACTAGAATCGTCCCCTGAATGCCCGTCCGTCCCGGAGGGTCGTATCGGCATCCCCTTGGGCGAGCCGCCCGGAAAAACCCTTGGGAATAGAGCAGCTGCAACGAATTCCGCTAACCGACCTTCGCCCCCTTCTCCACGTGCTTCTTAAGAAGTGTTAGTACCGTTTCGTAGTCCTCTCGGGGCAGCGAGTGTACGTTACCCTGAAAGCCAAGCCGCCAGTGCTCATCGGGCCACTTCTTCAGGTGCTGGAGCTTGTGGCGGATGGGCTCGACGGCAAGAAAGTCTCCCGCCTCGCAGACAATCTCCGGGCGGACCTCAAACCGGAAGGGGTAAATTTCCTGCTTTTTTCCGCCGTCCCAGACGGGTTCGTCGCTCTCGAAGAAGGTGCTGGTAACCTCGGCGCATCCTCCGAATGCCTGGACTTTGGTTAGGTAGAAGACCACCTTGTCGCCTGGCTCGACCCGCTCGGCTTTCTTTCGATGTCGGCTCTTCATCCCCGCGATGTCGAAGCCCCGAGTACGGGAGCGCTCGAAATTTTCTTCCGAGCTTACGAGCATCCAGTAAGTTGGCATGTCAATGTCCTCCTCAAAGGGTGGTGGATAAGGGAAGCTTAGAACCTCCTCGCCTCATGACCTCCAGAATGGAAAGAGTTTTTGTTTGTGGTGCGTGATGATGCGGTCGGCCTCGGCTTTTGCTTCGGTGACCATATCGGGCCGGCCTGGAAAGGGAGCGTCACGGAGCTTGGAGCCTTCGAGACCCATCCGGCCGAGAAGTGCCACGAAATCCTCTGGTAAAGAGTCGGGAGGGTCGGCGTCGTTGAACATCGCCCAGGCAAGCGTCCAGGCCCGGGCCACGTTGACCATGTCGTAGCCCCCGCCGCCCAGGGCCAGGAGTTTCGGGGCCAGTCCCATAATCTCGTGGACCATTTCGCAAAATCCGTTTGTCGTGCAATCGAGCTGGGCGAGGGGGTCGGAGTGGAAGGTGTCCACACCGAGCTGGGCCACCACGATGTCTGGCCGGAAGGCCC carries:
- a CDS encoding EVE domain-containing protein, which produces MPTYWMLVSSEENFERSRTRGFDIAGMKSRHRKKAERVEPGDKVVFYLTKVQAFGGCAEVTSTFFESDEPVWDGGKKQEIYPFRFEVRPEIVCEAGDFLAVEPIRHKLQHLKKWPDEHWRLGFQGNVHSLPREDYETVLTLLKKHVEKGAKVG